A single Thermaerobacter sp. FW80 DNA region contains:
- the phnC gene encoding phosphonate ABC transporter ATP-binding protein has translation MDGKVNPLIEFRRVSKVYPGGVRALRDVSLKINPGEFVVIVGLSGAGKSTLLRCINRLVEPTEGQVLVDGVDVGKLKGPELRRLRSRIGMIFQTFNLVKRSSVIKNVLAGRLAHTPAWRALLGWFPREDVELALECLARVGIVDKAWVRADQLSGGQQQRVAIARALCQRPKIILADEPVASLDPPTSHAVMRDLRRINREDGITTIVNLHFIDLALTYADRIIGMRNGEVVFDGPAATVTERTFEEIYGRPVRAEDFRGGAEGVALGTGQGAVGAVPAQGEGDRR, from the coding sequence ATGGACGGCAAGGTGAACCCGTTGATCGAGTTCCGACGCGTGAGCAAGGTCTACCCGGGCGGCGTGCGGGCGCTGCGGGACGTGTCCCTCAAGATCAACCCGGGCGAGTTCGTGGTCATTGTGGGCCTGAGCGGTGCCGGCAAGTCCACGCTGCTCCGGTGCATCAACCGGCTGGTCGAACCCACCGAGGGCCAGGTCCTGGTGGACGGCGTCGACGTGGGCAAGCTCAAGGGACCCGAGTTGCGGCGCCTGCGGTCGCGCATCGGCATGATCTTCCAGACCTTCAACCTGGTCAAGCGCTCGTCCGTGATCAAGAACGTGCTGGCCGGCCGCTTGGCCCATACCCCCGCCTGGCGGGCGCTGCTGGGCTGGTTCCCGCGGGAGGACGTCGAGCTGGCCCTGGAGTGCCTGGCGCGCGTGGGCATCGTCGACAAGGCGTGGGTGCGCGCCGACCAGCTGTCCGGCGGCCAGCAGCAGCGGGTGGCCATCGCCCGGGCCCTCTGCCAGCGTCCCAAGATCATCCTGGCCGACGAACCCGTGGCGAGCCTCGATCCGCCCACCTCCCACGCGGTGATGCGCGACCTGCGCCGCATCAACCGGGAGGACGGGATCACCACCATCGTCAACCTGCACTTCATCGACCTGGCCCTGACGTACGCCGACCGCATCATCGGCATGCGCAACGGCGAGGTGGTCTTCGACGGTCCCGCAGCGACGGTGACCGAGAGGACCTTCGAGGAGATCTACGGGCGGCCGGTCCGCGCGGAGGACTTCCGGGGCGGCGCCGAAGGGGTGGCGCTGGGTACGGGCCAGGGCGCCGTCGGTGCCGTGCCCGCCCAGGGGGAGGGGGACCGCCGGTGA
- a CDS encoding phosphate/phosphite/phosphonate ABC transporter substrate-binding protein, translated as MPKRRGASLLVALLLVASFVLAACGGGGQQAQEGQGGQEGQPQAKDPEELVMGFVPSQNATTLQETAEPLGEMLSKELGIPVEVFVSTNFIGLVEAMAAEQVHIGFLNPFAYVIAKDRGDPVEVMFKTVRQGEDSYRAQIFVHADSGITDLQQLKGKKFAFVDPASTSGYLFAAHVLKRNGIDPEKDIQPVMAGSHDAAVLSVYNRQTDAGASFEDARTLLQKDYPDVMDKVKVIAYSDPIPNDTISVVSWLSDDLKRRIHDAFVKIAQTEEGKKVLFDIYEIEGLTDAQDDDFDIIRSVAKDMGIDLEELAD; from the coding sequence GTGCCGAAGCGCAGAGGCGCGTCGCTCCTCGTTGCGTTGCTCCTGGTTGCCTCCTTCGTCCTCGCCGCTTGCGGTGGCGGCGGCCAGCAGGCGCAGGAGGGCCAGGGCGGCCAGGAGGGGCAGCCCCAGGCGAAGGACCCGGAGGAGCTGGTGATGGGGTTCGTCCCGTCCCAGAACGCCACGACGCTTCAGGAGACGGCGGAGCCGCTGGGGGAGATGCTCTCCAAGGAGCTCGGCATCCCCGTCGAGGTCTTCGTCTCGACCAACTTCATCGGCCTCGTCGAGGCCATGGCGGCCGAGCAGGTCCACATCGGGTTCCTCAACCCCTTCGCCTACGTCATCGCCAAGGACCGCGGCGATCCGGTCGAGGTGATGTTCAAGACCGTCCGCCAGGGGGAGGACAGCTACCGGGCGCAGATCTTCGTCCATGCCGACAGCGGCATCACCGACCTGCAGCAGCTGAAGGGGAAGAAGTTCGCCTTCGTGGACCCCGCGTCGACCTCGGGGTACCTCTTCGCGGCGCACGTGCTCAAGCGCAACGGCATCGACCCGGAGAAGGACATCCAGCCGGTGATGGCCGGGAGCCACGACGCCGCCGTGCTCAGCGTGTACAACAGGCAGACGGACGCCGGTGCCAGCTTCGAGGACGCGCGGACGCTGCTCCAGAAGGACTACCCCGACGTCATGGACAAGGTCAAGGTCATCGCCTACAGCGATCCCATCCCCAACGACACCATCTCGGTGGTCAGCTGGTTGAGCGACGACCTGAAGCGCCGCATCCACGACGCCTTCGTCAAGATCGCCCAGACGGAAGAGGGCAAGAAGGTGCTGTTCGACATCTACGAGATCGAGGGGCTGACCGACGCCCAGGATGACGACTTCGACATCATCCGCAGCGTGGCGAAGGACATGGGCATCGATCTGGAGGAACTGGCCGACTGA
- the modA gene encoding molybdate ABC transporter substrate-binding protein, translating into MVVSYRIRPRPARVAGALLLVLLAAGGVTACQAAPSSPGPVPGQDAAAARPVEVLVSAAASLQDALREAMADFGRDHPAIRVRFNFGSSGALAQQIEAGAPADVFIAAGQQPMDRLVEKGLVDRDAVRVLARNRIVLIVPRGEAGRVRGWQDLTAEEVRRIAIGDPAHVPAGQYGRQVLEHLGLWARVNAKLVLDQDVREVLHHVAAGEAQAGIVYQTDAATSDRVAVVAEAPPGSHRPVVYPMAVLKDSRHPAEAAAVVEFLLSARSQAVLQRHGFLPPR; encoded by the coding sequence ATGGTCGTGTCCTACCGGATCCGCCCGCGCCCGGCCCGCGTCGCCGGCGCGCTCCTCCTCGTGCTCCTGGCCGCTGGGGGCGTCACCGCCTGTCAGGCCGCACCGAGCTCCCCAGGGCCGGTGCCGGGCCAGGACGCCGCCGCAGCCCGACCGGTGGAGGTGCTGGTGTCGGCCGCCGCCTCGCTCCAGGACGCCCTGCGCGAGGCCATGGCGGACTTCGGCCGGGATCACCCGGCGATCCGCGTGCGCTTCAACTTCGGCTCCTCGGGGGCCCTGGCCCAGCAGATCGAGGCCGGAGCGCCGGCCGACGTCTTCATCGCCGCCGGCCAGCAGCCCATGGACCGGCTGGTCGAGAAGGGTCTGGTCGACCGCGACGCCGTGCGCGTCCTCGCCCGCAACCGCATCGTCCTCATCGTCCCGCGGGGTGAGGCCGGGCGTGTACGGGGGTGGCAGGACCTGACCGCGGAAGAGGTCCGCCGCATAGCCATCGGCGACCCCGCCCACGTGCCGGCCGGCCAGTACGGCCGCCAGGTGCTGGAGCACCTGGGCCTGTGGGCGAGGGTGAACGCCAAGCTGGTCCTGGACCAGGACGTGCGGGAGGTGCTCCACCACGTGGCGGCGGGTGAGGCCCAGGCGGGCATCGTGTACCAGACCGACGCGGCCACGTCTGACCGGGTCGCGGTCGTCGCCGAGGCCCCGCCCGGCAGCCATCGGCCGGTGGTCTATCCCATGGCCGTGCTCAAGGACTCCCGCCACCCCGCCGAGGCCGCGGCCGTGGTCGAGTTCCTCCTCTCCGCCCGCAGCCAGGCGGTGCTGCAGCGCCACGGCTTCCTGCCGCCGCGCTGA
- the modB gene encoding molybdate ABC transporter permease subunit: MVDGPELGVTLRISLAIVVGATALVVAAGLPLAVALARPGWRGRGLVDILVTLPLALPPTVLGFYLLQLIGRTGPVGWLTERLFGGTLVFTPAAAVLAAAVVGLPLFVQPARAALEEVPAEVHEAAAIDGATGWDHLRFITLPLAWRGIVTGVLLAFTRSLGEFGATLMVAGNIPGSTQTLSLAIYSAVQAGREDVAGRLALLLTAVAALSLWAGTRWRRRAHGPAAERRMWL; encoded by the coding sequence ATGGTGGACGGCCCGGAGCTCGGGGTCACCCTGCGCATCTCCCTGGCCATCGTCGTCGGCGCCACGGCCCTGGTGGTAGCCGCGGGGCTGCCGCTGGCGGTGGCGCTGGCCCGGCCGGGGTGGCGGGGCCGGGGCCTCGTGGACATCCTGGTGACCCTGCCGCTGGCCCTGCCCCCCACCGTCCTGGGCTTCTACCTGCTCCAACTCATCGGCCGCACCGGCCCCGTCGGCTGGCTGACGGAAAGGCTCTTCGGCGGCACCCTGGTCTTCACCCCGGCGGCCGCCGTGCTGGCCGCAGCCGTGGTGGGCCTCCCCCTCTTCGTGCAACCCGCCCGCGCGGCCCTGGAAGAGGTCCCGGCGGAGGTCCACGAGGCGGCGGCCATCGACGGGGCCACGGGCTGGGACCACCTGCGCTTCATCACCCTGCCCCTGGCGTGGCGCGGCATCGTCACCGGGGTGCTCCTGGCCTTCACCCGCTCGCTGGGCGAGTTCGGTGCGACCCTGATGGTGGCGGGGAACATCCCGGGGTCCACCCAGACGCTGTCCCTGGCCATCTACAGCGCCGTGCAGGCAGGCCGGGAAGACGTGGCCGGGCGGCTCGCCCTGCTGTTGACCGCCGTCGCGGCCCTGTCCCTCTGGGCGGGCACCCGCTGGCGGCGCAGGGCCCATGGGCCGGCGGCCGAGAGGAGGATGTGGCTGTGA
- a CDS encoding substrate-binding domain-containing protein — translation MSGRLRNRVREARFRLGLSQQELAARTGVTRQAIGAIEAGTMAPSAAVALRLARALGCRVEDLFWLDEEPPEIEAEVVTIDPGETEPAPGPTPVRCALARVGGRWVAHPLRGERAFATELVPADGLARPGSSPRRWRVRLLDRPEDLARTVVIAGCSPELSLWARAAETTHPGLRVRRLFANSVTALHLLRQGAVHAAGVHLVDPTTGEENAPFARRLLGGQPVVLVHLGVWEEGLVVAPGNPLGVRGVTDLARPGVAIVNREPGAGARLLLEQCLAQAGVPPAAVAGFDREVPGHLEVARAVAGGQADAGVSTASVAAAYGLGFVPLRAVRYDLVVRREYLDEPAVQALLGTLDNRWVRAQLAALGGYDTTRTGEVVAELAG, via the coding sequence GTGAGCGGGCGGCTGCGGAACCGGGTGCGGGAGGCGCGGTTTCGCCTGGGGCTCAGCCAGCAGGAGCTGGCGGCGCGGACGGGCGTCACCCGCCAGGCCATCGGCGCCATCGAAGCGGGGACGATGGCCCCGTCCGCGGCGGTGGCGCTGCGCCTGGCCCGGGCCCTGGGGTGCCGGGTGGAAGACCTCTTCTGGTTGGATGAAGAGCCTCCGGAGATCGAGGCCGAGGTCGTGACGATCGATCCCGGCGAGACGGAGCCGGCCCCAGGACCAACGCCCGTCCGCTGCGCCCTGGCCCGCGTGGGCGGCCGCTGGGTGGCCCACCCCTTGCGGGGAGAGCGGGCCTTTGCGACGGAGCTGGTCCCCGCCGACGGCCTGGCCCGGCCGGGTTCCTCCCCCCGGCGCTGGCGGGTGCGCCTGCTGGACCGGCCGGAGGACCTGGCACGAACGGTGGTCATCGCCGGTTGCTCCCCGGAGCTCTCCCTCTGGGCCCGGGCCGCCGAGACCACCCACCCGGGCCTGCGGGTGCGACGCCTGTTCGCCAACAGCGTCACCGCCCTCCACCTGCTCCGGCAGGGCGCCGTCCACGCGGCCGGCGTCCACCTGGTGGACCCCACGACGGGGGAGGAGAACGCCCCCTTCGCCCGTCGCCTGCTGGGCGGCCAGCCCGTCGTCCTCGTCCACCTCGGGGTGTGGGAGGAGGGGCTCGTGGTGGCCCCGGGCAATCCCCTGGGCGTGCGGGGGGTGACCGACCTCGCCCGGCCCGGCGTGGCGATCGTCAACCGCGAGCCGGGCGCGGGCGCACGGCTGTTACTCGAGCAGTGCCTGGCCCAGGCGGGCGTGCCGCCGGCGGCGGTGGCCGGGTTCGACCGCGAGGTACCCGGCCACCTGGAGGTGGCGCGGGCCGTCGCCGGCGGACAAGCCGACGCGGGGGTCAGCACGGCGTCGGTGGCGGCCGCCTACGGCCTCGGGTTCGTCCCGTTGCGGGCCGTGCGCTACGATCTGGTGGTGCGCCGGGAGTACCTGGACGAACCGGCGGTCCAGGCGCTGCTGGGCACCCTCGACAACCGGTGGGTCCGGGCCCAGCTCGCCGCCCTGGGCGGCTACGACACGACGCGGACGGGCGAGGTGGTCGCCGAGCTGGCCGGCTAG
- a CDS encoding IS110 family transposase: protein MLRVGIDQGSQHHDVCLAPEGQAPSYLRVPNDADGLQELLAAIRRLEPNPAQVHVAIEGSGQGLFVAALLTAGFQVYPVNPKAVDRYRDRFSPAGSKDDRRDALVLAEILRTDRHRLQPLRLESETLRQLRVVYSHHQTLVEERTRLLNQLTACLRAYYPRALELFADLGRPVAWAFLRAFPTPAHFARARRSRIEKLLRQHRYPGVAAKTAELLELARKPQLPADPATVALWARRMLFLVDQLEAVCRELEACHQQLETLVQAHPDGDLFRSMKGIGTVLAAGLITVFGEDRQAVPSVRPVQCRSGTAPVTVRSGKTVRVRFRRACNKQARNTVQQLAQQLIRHHDWAREIYQAHRDRGRHHHEALRIVAHHALRVLFAMWRDRRPYNAAVFETARRQRQQPKAA from the coding sequence ATGCTGCGCGTCGGAATCGACCAGGGCAGCCAACATCACGACGTCTGCCTGGCTCCCGAGGGGCAGGCCCCTTCCTACCTCCGGGTCCCCAACGATGCCGACGGCCTGCAGGAACTGCTCGCAGCGATCCGGCGTCTGGAGCCGAACCCGGCGCAGGTTCACGTGGCCATCGAAGGTTCGGGGCAGGGGCTATTCGTCGCGGCCCTGCTCACCGCGGGCTTCCAGGTCTATCCCGTCAACCCCAAGGCGGTGGACCGCTACCGGGACCGCTTCTCCCCGGCCGGCAGCAAGGACGACCGCCGGGATGCCCTGGTCCTGGCCGAGATCCTGCGCACGGACCGCCACCGCCTCCAGCCCCTGCGCCTGGAGAGCGAAACCCTACGCCAGCTCCGGGTGGTCTACAGCCATCACCAGACCCTGGTGGAAGAACGCACCCGGCTTCTGAATCAGCTCACCGCCTGCCTGCGGGCTTACTACCCGCGGGCCCTGGAGCTGTTTGCCGACCTGGGCCGGCCGGTGGCCTGGGCCTTTTTGCGCGCCTTCCCGACCCCGGCTCACTTCGCCCGCGCCCGCCGGTCCCGGATCGAGAAGCTGTTGCGCCAGCACCGTTACCCTGGCGTCGCCGCCAAGACCGCCGAACTGCTCGAGCTCGCTCGCAAGCCCCAACTCCCGGCCGATCCGGCCACCGTGGCCCTTTGGGCTCGCCGCATGCTCTTTCTGGTGGATCAGCTCGAAGCCGTTTGCCGCGAGCTCGAGGCCTGTCACCAGCAGTTGGAGACCCTCGTGCAGGCGCACCCGGACGGGGATTTGTTTCGATCCATGAAAGGCATCGGCACGGTCCTGGCCGCCGGCCTGATCACCGTCTTCGGGGAGGACCGCCAGGCCGTCCCCAGCGTCCGCCCCGTCCAATGCCGGTCGGGGACGGCCCCGGTCACCGTCCGCAGCGGCAAGACCGTCCGGGTCCGTTTCCGTCGCGCTTGCAACAAGCAGGCTCGGAACACGGTCCAGCAGCTCGCCCAGCAGCTCATCCGGCACCACGACTGGGCCCGGGAGATCTACCAGGCCCACCGCGACCGAGGGCGTCACCATCATGAAGCCTTGCGCATCGTGGCCCACCACGCCCTCCGGGTCCTCTTCGCCATGTGGCGGGATCGCCGGCCCTACAATGCCGCTGTGTTCGAGACCGCTCGTCGCCAGCGGCAACAGCCCAAGGCCGCGTAG
- a CDS encoding IS256 family transposase yields MSRIPPSQQLAELARQLAAQAREGTEVEDLTHALVRLGARKLIQELLEAEVTELLGRGRYERREPGQEGARNGYKPRTLRCAEGRLEIDVPQVRGMEGLCQPTLWRALKRRTDVLERLVVEMYARGLSSRDIEDALAELAGSEAPLLSRSTVSRITEALHEEFEAFAQRDLSGLDVVYLFADAIYESLRRQAGCREGILVTWAILSDGSKVLVHLSLGNKERYEDWLEHFRDLVRRGLKTPLTVTTDGAPGLIQAVEAMWPEAERIRCWVHKMRNVLDKVPEEARPVLKPYLEAIRDAPDIEQGRRLVAEVVERFGREYPSAMRSLQEDLEASLAHLRLPAAHRKHVRTTNLVERSFEEERRRAKVIPRFRSERECLKLVFAVLWRASERWRRVQFSEHERKQLERYIEERQRQRAAQKEVSPAATVA; encoded by the coding sequence ATGTCCAGGATACCACCCAGCCAGCAGTTGGCGGAGCTGGCCCGGCAGCTGGCCGCGCAGGCCCGGGAGGGTACTGAGGTCGAGGACCTGACCCATGCCCTCGTCCGCCTGGGCGCCCGCAAGCTCATCCAGGAGCTGCTGGAGGCAGAGGTCACGGAGCTTTTGGGGCGCGGACGCTACGAGCGGCGCGAGCCTGGCCAGGAAGGCGCCCGCAACGGCTACAAGCCGCGGACGCTGCGTTGCGCCGAGGGGCGGCTCGAGATCGACGTCCCCCAGGTGCGGGGCATGGAGGGACTGTGCCAGCCCACGCTGTGGAGGGCCCTCAAGCGGCGGACGGACGTGCTGGAGCGCCTGGTGGTGGAGATGTACGCCCGGGGCCTCTCTAGCCGGGACATCGAGGATGCGCTGGCGGAGCTGGCGGGCAGCGAAGCGCCGCTTTTGAGCCGGTCCACCGTGAGCCGGATCACCGAGGCGCTCCACGAGGAGTTCGAGGCCTTTGCCCAGCGGGACCTGTCAGGCCTCGACGTGGTGTACCTGTTCGCCGACGCCATCTACGAGTCGCTGCGCCGGCAGGCGGGCTGCCGTGAGGGCATCCTGGTCACCTGGGCCATCTTGAGCGACGGCAGCAAGGTGCTGGTGCACCTGAGCCTGGGCAACAAGGAGCGCTACGAGGACTGGCTGGAGCACTTCCGGGATCTGGTGCGCCGGGGGCTGAAGACGCCGCTGACGGTGACGACGGACGGGGCGCCGGGGCTGATCCAGGCGGTGGAAGCCATGTGGCCGGAGGCGGAGCGCATCCGCTGCTGGGTGCACAAGATGCGGAACGTGCTGGACAAGGTGCCGGAGGAGGCGCGGCCCGTGCTCAAGCCCTACCTGGAGGCGATCCGGGACGCACCGGATATCGAGCAGGGCCGGCGGCTGGTGGCCGAGGTGGTGGAGCGGTTCGGGCGGGAGTATCCCTCGGCCATGCGGAGCCTGCAGGAGGACCTGGAAGCGAGCCTGGCGCACCTGCGGCTACCCGCCGCCCACCGCAAGCATGTCCGGACCACCAACCTGGTGGAGCGCAGCTTCGAGGAGGAGCGGCGGCGCGCCAAGGTGATCCCGCGGTTTCGGAGCGAGCGGGAGTGCCTGAAGCTAGTCTTCGCCGTGCTGTGGCGGGCGAGTGAGCGCTGGCGGCGGGTGCAGTTCAGCGAGCACGAACGAAAGCAGCTGGAGCGCTACATCGAGGAGCGGCAACGGCAAAGAGCGGCGCAGAAAGAGGTTTCACCCGCTGCCACCGTGGCATGA
- a CDS encoding ParA family protein: MLLQIAVGEAPGRCIGDVGKFYGMLREKLNELLTAEEPFDYVLLDTPPSAGTLTTIGLLAADFIPLEPEPFALQGLDTFE, encoded by the coding sequence TTGCTGCTCCAGATCGCAGTTGGCGAGGCTCCGGGCCGGTGCATCGGCGATGTCGGCAAGTTCTACGGCATGCTCCGGGAGAAACTGAACGAGCTCCTAACTGCGGAGGAGCCCTTTGATTACGTGCTCCTGGACACTCCCCCGTCTGCGGGAACCCTGACGACCATCGGCCTGCTTGCCGCAGACTTCATCCCGCTAGAGCCGGAGCCGTTTGCACTGCAAGGGCTCGATACCTTTGAGTAG
- a CDS encoding P-loop NTPase fold protein, with translation MIADNPIRRPEHDTLGRAPAARSFAEQILSLDASEGIVVGVLGPWGSGKTSFINLACCYLKDKGLTVIDFNPWMFSGTEQLLNHFFSELTAKLKLRKELSEVAKLVEEYAAAFSGMTPWIDLVVSVANVLRKIFGNGETDLDTRRKRVEDALLSLPQPIIVVMDDIDRLARNEIREVFKLVRLIARFPNIIYVLAFDRLMVEKALREPGISGRDYLEKILQLVVDLPAVTPDILQRQLLQAIDEALAGIDDPGPFYADAWPDIFMEVIRPLVRNMRDVRRFATTIRGTVRSLNEQIALTDVLALEAIRLFLPDVFAQLPFAVDALTTVSDSISRSDDHLKAAIDTLINANETHSEVVKSMIRRLFPAARRHIENNVYGPEWINIWLRKRRVAHKDILRLYLERVAGEGLQAFTDAERAFSVMADRKLFETYLRSLDPQRLEDVIASLEVFEDRFSKEHVVPGTIVLLNLRPELPERPRGLFDLDPRLVVGRVVYRLLRSLNDPVAVENAVRAIWPELTSLSAKLQLIDIVGYREHVGHKLVSETAAAEFERTWRSEVRAAPVTELKHEADLLRVLLVAKRYAEPDEPAPEIPDMPELTLAILRAARTEVRSVIIGSRAIRRSPRLYWDSLVEVFGDEECLRQRVNRLKASLPEESLSDEDKELLRLVDKYLEGWRPPEFDE, from the coding sequence GTGATCGCTGACAATCCCATCCGACGACCTGAGCATGATACTTTAGGTCGAGCGCCAGCAGCTCGTTCATTTGCCGAACAGATTCTGTCACTTGATGCATCAGAAGGCATCGTTGTCGGCGTGCTCGGACCTTGGGGTTCCGGTAAGACCTCATTTATCAATCTTGCCTGTTGTTATCTCAAGGACAAAGGACTAACTGTTATTGATTTCAACCCGTGGATGTTCAGCGGAACTGAACAGTTGCTTAACCACTTCTTTAGTGAGCTGACTGCCAAACTCAAGCTTCGAAAGGAGTTATCGGAAGTTGCTAAACTTGTCGAGGAATATGCTGCAGCCTTCTCCGGCATGACCCCATGGATCGACCTTGTAGTTAGTGTGGCAAATGTCTTAAGAAAAATATTTGGCAATGGAGAAACCGATCTTGATACTCGCCGCAAACGGGTCGAAGACGCCCTATTATCTCTGCCACAACCAATCATTGTAGTAATGGACGACATTGATCGGTTGGCAAGAAACGAAATCCGAGAAGTATTCAAATTGGTGCGACTAATAGCTCGCTTTCCTAACATCATCTACGTGTTAGCCTTCGACCGACTCATGGTTGAGAAGGCTCTCCGAGAGCCAGGAATTTCAGGTCGCGACTACCTTGAGAAGATACTTCAACTCGTCGTAGATCTGCCGGCGGTGACCCCAGACATTTTGCAGCGACAACTACTCCAGGCCATTGATGAGGCCCTAGCGGGGATCGACGATCCCGGACCGTTTTACGCAGACGCATGGCCTGATATCTTCATGGAAGTTATTCGACCCCTCGTGCGCAATATGCGAGACGTCCGTCGATTTGCCACAACAATACGGGGCACCGTCAGGAGTCTCAATGAACAAATTGCACTCACTGATGTTCTAGCGCTCGAGGCGATTCGCCTATTTCTTCCCGACGTCTTTGCTCAACTACCTTTCGCAGTAGACGCACTTACCACAGTGTCGGACTCCATAAGTAGAAGCGACGATCACCTTAAGGCCGCGATCGATACCCTTATCAACGCAAACGAGACCCACTCAGAGGTAGTCAAATCCATGATACGACGGCTGTTTCCCGCGGCACGACGGCACATCGAGAACAACGTCTATGGCCCAGAGTGGATAAACATATGGCTCCGAAAGCGGCGCGTCGCACACAAAGATATCCTGAGACTTTATCTTGAGCGCGTTGCCGGAGAGGGGTTACAGGCCTTTACTGATGCAGAACGAGCGTTCTCAGTAATGGCGGATAGAAAGCTCTTCGAGACGTACTTGCGGTCTCTTGACCCGCAACGCTTGGAGGATGTGATCGCGTCGCTAGAGGTGTTTGAAGATAGGTTTTCTAAAGAACATGTAGTTCCTGGGACAATTGTTCTTCTCAACCTACGTCCCGAACTCCCGGAGCGTCCGCGAGGCCTCTTCGATCTGGACCCTCGCCTCGTCGTGGGCCGCGTGGTCTACCGGCTCCTGCGGTCGTTGAACGATCCCGTTGCTGTAGAAAACGCCGTAAGGGCCATTTGGCCGGAACTCACTTCTCTTTCTGCCAAACTACAGTTGATTGACATTGTGGGTTATCGTGAACACGTGGGACATAAACTTGTATCGGAGACAGCAGCAGCCGAATTCGAAAGGACCTGGCGGTCCGAGGTTCGTGCCGCACCCGTTACTGAGCTCAAGCACGAGGCCGATCTTTTGCGGGTACTTCTGGTTGCAAAACGATATGCAGAACCTGATGAACCTGCCCCTGAAATTCCCGACATGCCGGAACTTACCCTAGCCATTTTGCGCGCCGCACGAACCGAAGTACGTAGCGTAATAATAGGCAGCCGAGCTATTCGACGATCGCCACGACTTTATTGGGATTCCTTGGTTGAAGTCTTCGGCGACGAGGAATGTCTCAGGCAACGAGTAAACCGGCTTAAAGCATCGTTGCCTGAAGAATCGTTGTCTGACGAAGATAAGGAACTACTCCGTTTGGTAG